The Caldilineales bacterium genome contains a region encoding:
- a CDS encoding serine/threonine-protein kinase — MTDLTGQTLGPYRILREIGRGGMATVYQAAHTGQGYTVALKALSPELAHQQEFVRRFLREMEVMRRLRHPHIIQLYEAAQSQGVLFMAMELAEGGSLEQRLRNGALDPASVVRLLQQVASALDYAHRQGVVHRDVKPSNILFTREGRVVLSDFGIASVAGGTRLTQSGAGVGTPAYASPEQAQGIRQPDQRSDVYSLGVVAYQMLAGRLPYERANALAIMLAHMNEPPPPLPAAVLQPVQKAVMRALAKPPEGRFSSAGAFVQALAAGMSAGGRTTTTTRSQLRIPRAWGIAGGMVLALLIGLAFLLVWPGVGAVPETQPSLPPASGPLLAFESDQDGDREIYVADPSGRSRWRLTHNPGQDWAPHWSPDSQLLAFVSDRTGFMDIFTMDRFGHNPANLTQNAAMDSGPVWSPDGRRIAFDSDMEGSVDVFVMAADGAGLINLTKHPAFDGDPSWSPDGRWIVFESDRDGNYEIYRLPSAGGPAQALTTSSGREFAPVWSPDGVAIVFECQRDGDEICVMAADGSGLRRLTTDDVADKQPSWSPDGQQIIWAREGRIGNWDLFVMDADGQNQRLLLAGSGSATAPVWSR; from the coding sequence ATGACCGACCTCACCGGCCAAACCCTCGGTCCCTACCGAATCTTGCGTGAGATCGGGCGCGGGGGCATGGCCACCGTCTATCAGGCTGCGCACACAGGCCAGGGCTACACGGTGGCGCTGAAGGCCCTGTCGCCGGAACTGGCCCACCAGCAAGAATTCGTGCGCCGCTTCCTGCGCGAGATGGAGGTGATGCGCCGCCTTCGCCATCCTCACATCATCCAACTCTACGAGGCCGCCCAGTCGCAGGGCGTGCTCTTTATGGCCATGGAACTGGCCGAGGGCGGTTCGCTCGAACAAAGGCTCCGCAACGGTGCGCTCGACCCAGCATCTGTCGTGCGGCTGCTGCAACAGGTGGCGTCGGCGCTCGACTACGCCCATCGCCAGGGCGTCGTCCACCGCGATGTCAAGCCCAGCAACATCCTCTTCACCCGCGAGGGTCGCGTGGTGCTCAGCGATTTTGGCATCGCCAGCGTGGCCGGCGGCACACGGCTGACCCAAAGCGGGGCCGGCGTGGGCACCCCGGCCTATGCCTCGCCCGAACAGGCCCAGGGCATCCGCCAGCCGGACCAGCGCTCCGATGTCTACTCGCTGGGCGTCGTCGCCTATCAGATGCTGGCGGGACGACTGCCCTACGAGCGCGCCAATGCCCTGGCGATCATGCTGGCGCACATGAACGAGCCGCCGCCGCCGTTGCCCGCCGCGGTGCTGCAGCCCGTGCAGAAGGCGGTGATGCGGGCATTGGCAAAGCCGCCCGAAGGCAGGTTTAGCAGCGCTGGGGCTTTCGTCCAGGCCCTGGCGGCGGGGATGAGCGCCGGCGGCAGGACGACGACCACGACCAGGAGTCAACTCCGCATTCCTCGCGCCTGGGGGATTGCCGGTGGTATGGTTCTCGCCTTGCTGATTGGCTTGGCGTTTCTGCTGGTCTGGCCAGGCGTGGGCGCCGTTCCTGAGACGCAGCCATCGCTGCCACCCGCCAGTGGCCCTCTGCTGGCCTTCGAGTCCGACCAGGATGGCGACAGGGAAATCTATGTAGCCGATCCATCTGGCCGCAGTCGCTGGCGATTGACGCACAACCCTGGCCAGGACTGGGCGCCGCACTGGTCGCCAGATAGCCAGCTCCTGGCCTTCGTCTCCGACCGTACCGGCTTCATGGACATCTTCACCATGGATCGTTTCGGCCACAACCCTGCCAATCTGACCCAAAACGCGGCCATGGATTCCGGCCCGGTCTGGTCGCCGGATGGTCGGCGCATCGCCTTCGACTCGGACATGGAGGGAAGCGTGGATGTCTTTGTGATGGCTGCGGATGGCGCTGGCTTGATCAACCTGACCAAGCATCCGGCCTTCGATGGCGACCCAAGCTGGTCGCCCGATGGCCGATGGATCGTGTTCGAATCTGACCGTGATGGCAACTACGAGATCTACAGACTGCCAAGCGCAGGCGGGCCGGCCCAAGCGCTGACAACCAGCAGCGGGCGCGAGTTCGCGCCGGTCTGGTCGCCCGACGGCGTCGCCATCGTCTTCGAGTGCCAGCGCGACGGCGACGAGATCTGCGTCATGGCTGCAGATGGCAGCGGGTTGCGGCGTCTGACTACCGATGATGTCGCTGACAAGCAGCCGTCGTGGTCCCCTGATGGGCAGCAGATCATCTGGGCGCGCGAGGGACGCATCGGGAACTGGGATCTGTTCGTCATGGACGCCGACGGCCAAAACCAGCGTCTGCTGCTCGCGGGCTCGGGCTCGGCAACGGCGCCGGTCTGGTCGCGCTAG
- a CDS encoding SUMF1/EgtB/PvdO family nonheme iron enzyme codes for MPLPSTLGKYQIEREVGRGGFAVVYQAHDPSLGRRVALKVPHAWLLTDPKFVERFYREARLAASLTHPHIVTIYEIGEEQGTPFIAMEWLEGMPLDRWLAEVRPQPQAVLQVLLGVGAALDYAHGRGVVHRDIKPSNIMVTAHRGGMLTDFGIAKLVAQATQSTSGVIGTPNYIAPELLKGQPATSATDIYALGVMLYQIVTGRLPFVGDTPHVVAYQHVNEPPPDPRRFNPNLSPPTAALLLQALAKDPRQRPASAVGLIQGLLRGQMAAGAGRPARTPPPVRKQPQRWRWPLWLAGVLVLVVIIQLGWWALNRPPGDTPVTRTSTSFFGNSSTIVSDQDGMNLVYVPAGDFLMGSVASDSQASDDERPQHSVYLSAFWIDKTEVTNAQYRRCVSAGACRQSSYANDSSYNGASQPVMGVSWDDARAYCKWAGRRLPTEAEWEKAARGMDGRIYPWGNDKPTCDLVNYAHCSGNAASVGSYPAGASPYGALDMAGNVSEWVSDWYQVNYYASVPAGNPTGPSVGQGPVLRGGSWSGNPVMVRAATRSWNSPRLRVVGLGFRCARSP; via the coding sequence ATGCCCCTTCCTTCCACCCTCGGCAAATACCAGATCGAACGGGAAGTCGGGCGCGGCGGCTTTGCCGTCGTCTACCAGGCGCATGACCCCAGCCTGGGCCGTCGCGTCGCCCTCAAAGTCCCGCACGCCTGGCTGCTGACCGACCCCAAATTCGTCGAGCGCTTCTACCGCGAAGCCCGCCTCGCCGCCAGTCTCACCCATCCCCACATCGTGACCATCTACGAGATCGGCGAAGAGCAGGGGACGCCGTTCATCGCCATGGAGTGGTTGGAGGGGATGCCGCTCGACAGGTGGTTGGCCGAGGTCAGGCCCCAGCCACAGGCCGTGTTGCAAGTGCTGCTGGGGGTGGGTGCGGCGCTGGACTACGCACACGGGCGCGGTGTTGTGCATCGCGACATCAAGCCTTCGAACATCATGGTCACGGCCCACCGGGGCGGCATGCTAACAGACTTCGGCATTGCCAAGCTTGTGGCTCAGGCCACGCAGTCGACATCGGGCGTGATCGGCACACCAAACTACATTGCGCCGGAGTTGCTGAAGGGCCAACCCGCCACGTCTGCCACGGACATCTACGCTTTGGGTGTGATGCTGTATCAGATCGTGACCGGACGACTACCCTTCGTGGGTGACACGCCGCACGTTGTCGCTTACCAGCACGTCAACGAGCCGCCGCCCGACCCGCGACGCTTCAACCCCAACCTGTCGCCGCCGACGGCTGCGCTCTTGTTGCAAGCGCTGGCGAAGGACCCCCGCCAGCGGCCCGCCAGCGCCGTGGGGCTTATTCAAGGCTTGCTGCGCGGGCAGATGGCGGCGGGTGCAGGCAGGCCGGCGCGCACGCCCCCACCGGTGCGAAAGCAGCCCCAACGATGGCGTTGGCCGTTGTGGCTGGCGGGCGTGCTGGTGCTGGTCGTAATCATTCAACTGGGGTGGTGGGCGCTGAATCGCCCGCCGGGCGATACACCTGTTACACGAACTTCTACCTCGTTCTTTGGCAATAGCTCGACCATCGTGTCGGATCAAGACGGCATGAACTTGGTATACGTGCCTGCTGGCGACTTCCTGATGGGCAGCGTTGCCAGCGACAGCCAGGCGTCCGATGACGAGCGCCCGCAGCACAGCGTGTACCTGAGCGCCTTCTGGATCGACAAGACGGAGGTAACGAACGCGCAGTACCGGCGTTGCGTCAGCGCTGGCGCCTGCCGGCAGTCGAGTTACGCCAACGATAGCAGCTACAACGGCGCCAGCCAACCGGTGATGGGGGTTTCGTGGGACGACGCCCGCGCCTACTGCAAGTGGGCCGGGCGACGGCTGCCCACCGAGGCGGAATGGGAGAAGGCGGCGCGGGGAATGGACGGCCGCATCTATCCGTGGGGAAACGATAAGCCAACATGTGATCTGGTCAACTATGCTCATTGCTCTGGCAACGCTGCGTCCGTGGGCAGCTATCCGGCCGGCGCCAGCCCTTATGGCGCTCTGGACATGGCGGGGAATGTGTCGGAGTGGGTGTCGGACTGGTATCAAGTCAATTACTACGCGTCAGTACCTGCCGGCAACCCGACCGGCCCTAGTGTTGGCCAAGGACCCGTACTGCGTGGTGGCTCGTGGAGCGGCAACCCGGTTATGGTGCGTGCTGCCACGCGCTCCTGGAACTCGCCCCGCCTGCGAGTTGTCGGTCTTGGTTTTCGTTGCGCTCGCTCTCCTTGA
- a CDS encoding FHA domain-containing protein, whose amino-acid sequence MLQLTIEQGQPAGQTWPLNLGLTSVGRGANNDIILSGSQVSRDHFVVEMVGPDQYVLTDKSTNGTLVNGRRAQDRTPLKAGDRIQVGEVVLRCEAGAVGAETWQAASPAPASWPAPMPEPAAWPMPAPAPAPARRPTSNIIPIAIGVIAAIVILTAAIAAPVFLSGRGSATPAPAATPTTAAATTPATATVEVTATATFTESATVAPTPTPASAMTVTGRVKAGQGLNVRAQPDTAGQRLYTLGQQSAVTAVGRNDAGDWYLIQCQPSQPADQKCWVFAALVEWDQSGDQLAVVQP is encoded by the coding sequence ATGCTACAACTCACGATCGAACAAGGCCAGCCCGCCGGCCAGACCTGGCCGCTGAACCTCGGCCTCACCAGCGTTGGGCGCGGCGCCAACAACGACATCATCCTCTCCGGCAGCCAGGTCTCTCGCGACCATTTCGTGGTCGAGATGGTGGGACCCGACCAGTATGTGCTGACGGACAAGAGCACCAACGGCACTTTGGTGAACGGTCGCCGCGCTCAAGATCGCACGCCGCTGAAAGCCGGCGACCGCATCCAGGTTGGCGAGGTGGTGCTGCGCTGCGAAGCGGGGGCGGTGGGAGCCGAGACCTGGCAGGCAGCAAGCCCCGCGCCCGCATCCTGGCCCGCGCCCATGCCGGAGCCGGCGGCCTGGCCGATGCCTGCCCCTGCTCCGGCCCCGGCGCGGCGCCCCACCTCCAATATCATCCCCATCGCCATCGGCGTCATCGCTGCCATCGTCATCTTGACCGCCGCCATCGCCGCCCCGGTGTTTCTCTCCGGGCGCGGTTCCGCCACCCCTGCCCCCGCCGCCACACCCACGACGGCTGCCGCGACCACCCCTGCCACGGCCACGGTCGAGGTCACCGCCACGGCCACTTTCACGGAGTCGGCCACCGTTGCGCCCACCCCCACGCCTGCGTCTGCGATGACGGTGACGGGACGTGTGAAGGCCGGCCAGGGGTTGAACGTGCGTGCTCAGCCCGATACAGCAGGACAGCGGCTCTATACGCTGGGTCAGCAGTCCGCTGTCACGGCGGTCGGACGCAATGACGCCGGTGACTGGTATCTCATCCAGTGCCAGCCCAGCCAGCCTGCCGATCAGAAGTGTTGGGTCTTTGCTGCTTTGGTGGAGTGGGATCAGTCTGGTGATCAGCTAGCGGTTGTGCAGCCCTGA
- a CDS encoding FHA domain-containing protein → MAEHRVAVITIRMADGRGQRHRLSRQPLTMGRDPGCDIHFDLDNVSRQHAHVQWTEYGCEIRDLDSRNGVWVNDERVSRKFLQPGDRISLGRDMPGIHSITFELVTEAEHEHEHRREERSSVDDSSGTSLGMLPLAGRNAMVIGRDPRCHLPLDSPLVSRQHARIDPGPQGSYIVTDLQSKNGTFVNGRRVTRAALRPGDRIRIGPFKFIYQPGNLARFTDQGCIRIEGIGLTRQVPTKKGPKTILNRVSLCIQPREFVALVGGSGAGKSTLLDALSGAKRASGAVRVNDEDLYASYDAYRSLMGYVPQEDIIHRELTVDSALRYAARLRLPPDLSEAEIEQRIAQALREVQLEDQRHQIINSLSGGQRKRASIAVELLGNPSLFFLDEPTSGLDPSLEKKMMLQLRELANNGRTVILVTHATANLRQCDHVVFMAQGRMVFFGPPDEALRFFGASDFADIYDIIDRDPAKWEHHFHASPIYDRYVRRRLHHAVTPSPQPISRQRRLTNQSSALRQFFILTQRNLELIRRDYFSLFVLLAVMPIIGLLLALIAGRYDLTGHPAAEVTRLLSQDGRYQIVLTTQKLLLMMALAATLLGIFGAAYEIVKEQAVYKRERMINLKIGPYVSSKVAALFIFALIQCVLLLGVVALKVRLPADGIFASPAIEIYITLLLTTLAAICLGLMISAAVTRRDSVIYVVMLILFVQIIFSGALFELKGPMNGVSYATITRWSLDAIGSTVDMTALDELGELRIERTVNFEQEVPEMPEPRTITETVRMPVQLVTGATAEAMVPIPRLEMSDPVSVTKKFTETKVFTDTVTGNLHIPYAHEGSHLWGRWGMLVFFAVLFGSGALVFQYRKG, encoded by the coding sequence ATGGCCGAACATCGCGTAGCTGTCATCACTATCCGCATGGCCGACGGCCGGGGGCAACGTCATCGCCTGAGCCGCCAGCCGCTGACCATGGGCCGCGACCCAGGCTGTGACATTCACTTCGATCTTGACAACGTGTCCCGGCAGCACGCCCACGTGCAATGGACCGAATATGGCTGTGAGATCAGGGATCTGGACAGCAGGAACGGTGTTTGGGTCAATGACGAGCGCGTGTCGCGGAAGTTTCTGCAGCCGGGAGACCGCATCAGCCTGGGCCGCGACATGCCCGGCATCCACAGCATCACCTTCGAGCTTGTGACCGAGGCGGAGCACGAACACGAGCACCGGCGGGAGGAACGCTCGTCGGTGGATGACAGCAGCGGCACGAGTTTGGGTATGCTGCCATTGGCAGGACGCAACGCCATGGTGATCGGTCGCGACCCGCGCTGCCATTTGCCGCTCGACAGCCCGCTTGTCTCAAGGCAGCATGCCCGCATCGACCCCGGTCCGCAGGGTAGCTACATCGTCACCGACCTGCAGAGCAAGAACGGCACCTTTGTCAACGGCAGGCGCGTCACCCGCGCCGCCCTTCGCCCAGGCGACCGCATCCGCATTGGCCCGTTCAAGTTCATCTATCAGCCGGGCAATCTGGCGCGCTTCACAGACCAGGGCTGCATCCGCATCGAGGGCATCGGACTGACCAGACAGGTGCCGACGAAGAAGGGGCCGAAGACGATCCTCAACCGGGTGTCGCTGTGCATCCAGCCGCGTGAGTTCGTGGCCCTGGTGGGGGGCAGCGGCGCTGGCAAGTCGACTTTGCTCGACGCCCTGAGTGGGGCCAAACGGGCAAGCGGCGCCGTGCGCGTCAATGACGAAGACCTTTACGCCAGTTACGACGCCTATCGCTCGCTGATGGGCTATGTGCCACAGGAGGATATCATCCATCGCGAACTGACGGTGGACAGCGCCTTGCGTTATGCCGCTCGGCTGCGTCTGCCGCCCGACCTGAGCGAGGCCGAGATCGAGCAGCGGATTGCGCAGGCGCTCAGGGAGGTGCAGCTCGAAGATCAGCGTCACCAGATTATCAACAGCCTTAGCGGCGGGCAGCGCAAGCGCGCCAGCATCGCCGTCGAGTTGCTGGGCAACCCCAGTCTCTTCTTCCTCGATGAACCCACCTCCGGTCTGGATCCCAGCCTCGAAAAGAAGATGATGTTGCAGTTGCGCGAATTGGCCAACAACGGGCGCACAGTCATCCTGGTGACACACGCCACCGCCAATCTCAGGCAATGCGATCACGTGGTCTTTATGGCGCAGGGGCGGATGGTATTCTTCGGGCCGCCAGATGAGGCGCTCAGGTTCTTCGGCGCCAGCGATTTTGCCGATATCTACGATATTATCGACCGTGACCCGGCGAAGTGGGAGCATCACTTCCATGCCTCACCCATCTATGATCGCTATGTGCGCCGCCGGCTCCACCACGCCGTCACCCCATCGCCCCAGCCCATCTCTCGCCAGCGCCGGCTGACCAACCAGTCTTCGGCCCTACGCCAGTTCTTCATCCTCACGCAGCGCAACCTGGAGCTGATCCGCCGAGATTACTTCAGTCTCTTCGTCCTCCTGGCCGTCATGCCTATCATTGGCCTGTTATTGGCGCTCATTGCCGGCCGCTACGACCTGACCGGACATCCTGCCGCCGAGGTCACCCGGCTGCTATCGCAGGATGGCCGCTATCAGATTGTTCTGACGACGCAGAAACTGCTGTTGATGATGGCCCTGGCAGCGACGCTGCTGGGCATCTTTGGCGCTGCCTATGAGATCGTCAAGGAGCAGGCGGTCTACAAGCGCGAACGGATGATCAACCTCAAGATCGGCCCCTATGTTTCCTCGAAGGTGGCGGCGCTTTTCATCTTTGCGCTGATCCAGTGCGTTCTGCTGTTGGGCGTGGTCGCTCTCAAAGTGCGTTTGCCGGCCGATGGCATTTTCGCCTCGCCTGCGATCGAGATCTACATCACTTTGCTTCTGACCACACTGGCTGCCATCTGTTTGGGGTTGATGATCTCCGCCGCCGTCACCCGCCGCGACAGTGTCATCTATGTGGTGATGCTGATCTTGTTCGTCCAGATTATCTTTTCGGGCGCTTTGTTCGAGCTGAAGGGACCGATGAATGGTGTGTCGTATGCCACGATCACACGCTGGTCGTTGGATGCCATTGGCTCGACGGTGGACATGACGGCCCTGGATGAACTGGGCGAACTGCGGATAGAGCGAACCGTCAATTTCGAACAGGAGGTGCCGGAGATGCCGGAGCCGCGCACCATCACCGAGACGGTGCGGATGCCGGTACAGTTAGTGACAGGGGCAACGGCAGAGGCGATGGTCCCCATCCCCAGGCTTGAGATGAGCGACCCAGTGAGCGTTACCAAAAAATTCACGGAGACGAAAGTCTTCACCGACACCGTGACCGGCAACCTGCACATTCCCTATGCCCACGAAGGCAGCCACCTTTGGGGCCGCTGGGGGATGCTTGTCTTCTTTGCAGTGCTGTTTGGCAGTGGGGCGTTGGTTTTTCAGTATCGAAAGGGGTGA